A window of Haliscomenobacter hydrossis DSM 1100 contains these coding sequences:
- a CDS encoding FecR family protein: MQQREQYTKIEDFLSDESFRQWILERKDHAEWEEWTLENPQRAKLVEEARMWLLAMKVPHTPPSNAEIQSALADTWKKIDETASESVTRAGRLRPILWLRAAAAVLVLGLLLGWLYQKQWTANPEKITYHTLVEQDPEGLIEQTNNTDKPQLLTLSDGSSVLLHPNSKLSYPRSFGAEERKVYLSGEGFFEISKNPDKPFFVFANEVVTRVVGTSFRVKAYADQPNVEVVVRTGKVNVSSNQSITKAKNKELVLLPNQGIRFERQNLAFHLITDLTQDTPLTQSTSAIEQLSFDFTDVPVAQILTTIEQAYLLEIDFPQEVLKNCYLTTSLSDQPLPEKLKIICESIGSTTRYEMNGNKITILSSGCE, from the coding sequence ATGCAGCAACGCGAACAGTACACAAAAATTGAAGACTTTTTAAGTGACGAATCCTTCCGGCAATGGATACTCGAAAGAAAAGACCATGCAGAATGGGAAGAGTGGACCCTGGAAAATCCACAGCGGGCCAAGTTGGTAGAAGAAGCCCGCATGTGGTTGTTGGCCATGAAAGTGCCCCATACCCCGCCGTCTAACGCAGAAATCCAATCAGCGTTGGCTGACACCTGGAAAAAAATTGATGAAACAGCTAGCGAAAGTGTTACCCGTGCGGGTCGACTCCGACCCATCCTTTGGTTGCGGGCGGCGGCGGCTGTATTGGTCTTGGGGCTGCTGTTGGGTTGGCTTTACCAAAAGCAGTGGACCGCGAATCCAGAAAAAATCACTTACCATACCCTGGTTGAACAAGACCCCGAAGGCCTGATTGAGCAGACCAACAATACCGACAAGCCACAATTGCTGACTTTATCCGATGGCAGTTCCGTTTTGCTCCACCCCAACAGCAAATTGAGTTATCCCCGCAGTTTTGGGGCAGAGGAGCGCAAAGTGTACTTGTCTGGCGAGGGCTTTTTTGAAATCAGCAAAAATCCGGATAAGCCCTTTTTCGTCTTTGCCAATGAAGTGGTTACCCGGGTAGTGGGCACCAGCTTCCGGGTCAAGGCTTACGCTGATCAACCCAATGTGGAGGTGGTCGTGCGTACCGGGAAAGTGAATGTCAGCTCCAACCAATCGATCACAAAAGCAAAAAATAAAGAGCTGGTGTTGTTGCCCAATCAAGGCATCCGCTTTGAGCGGCAAAACCTGGCTTTTCACCTGATTACCGATCTGACTCAGGACACCCCGCTGACCCAAAGCACCAGCGCCATCGAACAACTGAGTTTTGACTTCACCGATGTTCCGGTGGCTCAAATTTTGACCACCATTGAGCAAGCCTACTTATTGGAAATTGATTTTCCCCAAGAGGTGCTTAAAAACTGTTACCTCACGACATCCTTGAGCGACCAACCGTTACCTGAAAAACTAAAAATCATTTGTGAAAGCATCGGTAGCACGACCCGCTACGAGATGAATGGCAACAAAATAACCATCTTGTCTTCCGGATGTGAATAA
- a CDS encoding TonB-dependent receptor, producing MKKTLHQIVQMSFLQLALTLVLPGIAIAIPAGSQDILDRRVSINLTDVPLENALAKLEKTAQVKFSYNSRMLQLGKTVSISANNEVLANVLTSLLKPLRIKYVQVSNRIVLRKEANKSTGYIDVNPLDRLPDPPKLVHLVNGVVTDESGVSLPGVSVVVKGTELGTATDLDGRFSIDVSDKNATLVFSYIGFLPQELALQNQTLVNVSLILDTKALNEVVVVGYGVQKKKDLTGAISSVNGELFKERKETQVSQALQGAMSGVMVTRNAGAGAMGGATIRIRGITTIGDSNPLVIVDGVPVSDVNQVNPGDIENLTVLKDAASASIYGSRAASGVILITTKRAKTDQASIQYSYETGFDTPTQLPENMGALRYMQLVNELRWNDAGNGANQYPTFTKDLIDGYNEKHATDPDRYPDTDWQALTLNNRAPREAHSVSIIGGSKFVKSNASLRYEKVGGFYDNKDYSRIFARTNNDFTINKYVGGTFDFNFKRTISTDPNVGNPLGVIRISPAIYPAVWADGRVAEGKAGDNVYGRLKYGGTDQNWYNQIGGRIALDIKPIEGLKVSAILAPIFNFNSRKKFNKQVDAFAATDPTQFLVTLTENGGGNNTTSLTEGRNEDYSLTTQFLANYAKTIGEHDFTVLAGYENYFYKNESLGASRDQFLFDGYPYLDQGPITLRDNGGSAFETAYRSVFGRITYSFKDKYLLQANVRSDGSSRFNAAYRWGVFPSISAGWVVTEEGFMQNQHLVSYLKLRASWGALGNERIGNYPSLGIINFSNALFYQNNAAVSQQTAAQVQYAITDISWETTESTNLGIDAYFFKDRLRLNSDIYYKQTKDMLLPLQIPIFVGFENPNQNTGIMTTRGIDLDLGWTDKMGDFNYSLSVNLSHFKSVMGDLGGTEFLGDQIRKEGSQYNEWYGYVAEGIYQTLEDVNSSPKLSNNVKPGDMKYRDISGPNGVPDGKISPEYDRTFLGSSLPQWMYGGNLRMAYKGIDFALSFQGIGYQNSSALSYTSYNDQNFGRFPNLLDGNTWSAFNTAEQNLAVQYPRYTETNKGLNRAMSSFWLFNGAYFRLKNITAGYTISSKNARKVIAKNLRVYISASDILSISKYPQGWDPEGFGIVSTVIGGISVGF from the coding sequence ATGAAAAAAACACTACACCAGATCGTGCAAATGTCATTTTTACAACTTGCTTTAACCTTGGTGCTTCCGGGCATCGCCATCGCTATTCCGGCAGGGTCGCAAGACATCCTTGACCGCAGGGTGAGCATTAACCTTACGGATGTTCCGCTGGAAAATGCCCTGGCAAAGTTGGAAAAGACGGCGCAAGTCAAATTTTCTTACAATTCAAGGATGTTGCAACTCGGTAAAACGGTGAGCATCAGTGCCAACAATGAGGTATTGGCCAATGTATTGACGAGCCTGTTGAAACCCCTGCGCATCAAATATGTGCAAGTGAGCAATCGAATTGTCTTGCGCAAAGAAGCCAATAAAAGTACGGGATACATCGATGTGAACCCTCTGGACAGGCTCCCCGATCCTCCGAAATTGGTACATTTGGTGAATGGGGTGGTCACGGATGAAAGTGGGGTGAGTTTGCCCGGCGTGAGTGTAGTGGTTAAAGGGACCGAATTGGGCACGGCTACCGATCTGGATGGGCGCTTCAGCATTGATGTGAGTGATAAAAATGCCACCCTGGTATTTTCCTATATTGGCTTCCTGCCTCAGGAGTTGGCCCTCCAAAACCAAACCCTGGTCAATGTTTCGCTTATACTGGATACCAAAGCCCTCAATGAAGTCGTGGTGGTGGGTTACGGGGTTCAAAAGAAAAAAGACCTGACCGGTGCCATCTCTTCGGTGAATGGTGAGCTGTTTAAAGAGAGGAAAGAAACCCAGGTTTCGCAGGCACTTCAAGGCGCAATGTCGGGCGTAATGGTCACGCGCAACGCCGGCGCTGGAGCAATGGGTGGAGCGACTATAAGAATCCGCGGGATTACCACCATCGGTGATTCTAACCCTCTGGTGATTGTGGATGGAGTGCCGGTCAGTGATGTAAATCAGGTCAACCCTGGCGATATTGAAAATTTGACCGTGCTCAAGGACGCGGCTTCGGCGTCTATCTATGGATCCCGTGCCGCTTCAGGCGTTATCCTGATTACCACCAAAAGGGCCAAAACCGACCAGGCCTCCATTCAGTACAGCTACGAAACCGGGTTTGACACGCCTACCCAACTTCCAGAAAACATGGGTGCCTTGCGCTACATGCAATTGGTCAATGAATTGCGCTGGAATGATGCGGGAAACGGCGCCAACCAGTATCCTACTTTCACCAAAGACCTCATCGATGGGTACAATGAAAAACACGCCACCGACCCCGATCGCTACCCCGATACCGACTGGCAAGCCCTAACGCTGAACAACAGGGCGCCCCGGGAGGCACACAGCGTCAGCATCATTGGGGGCTCAAAATTCGTCAAATCCAATGCCTCACTCCGCTATGAAAAAGTAGGTGGATTTTACGACAACAAAGATTACAGTCGAATTTTTGCCCGAACCAATAATGACTTTACGATCAACAAATACGTAGGCGGTACTTTTGATTTCAACTTCAAAAGAACCATCAGCACCGACCCCAATGTGGGCAACCCATTGGGCGTCATTCGTATTTCTCCAGCAATTTATCCTGCGGTTTGGGCCGACGGGCGAGTGGCTGAAGGCAAAGCTGGCGACAATGTGTACGGACGTTTGAAATATGGCGGCACGGATCAAAACTGGTACAACCAGATCGGTGGCCGGATTGCCCTCGACATCAAACCCATTGAAGGGCTGAAGGTGTCCGCCATTCTAGCCCCCATTTTCAACTTCAACAGCCGCAAGAAATTCAACAAACAGGTGGATGCCTTCGCGGCAACCGACCCTACCCAATTTCTGGTTACCCTTACTGAAAACGGTGGTGGCAACAACACCACCAGTCTAACGGAAGGCCGCAACGAAGACTACAGCCTGACCACCCAGTTTTTGGCCAACTATGCAAAAACGATCGGTGAGCACGATTTCACCGTATTGGCTGGATACGAAAATTACTTCTATAAAAATGAATCGCTGGGGGCTTCCCGGGATCAATTTTTATTCGATGGTTACCCTTATCTGGATCAAGGTCCCATCACCTTGCGCGACAACGGTGGCTCCGCCTTTGAAACAGCGTATCGCTCTGTTTTTGGCCGCATCACGTATAGCTTTAAAGACAAGTACCTCTTGCAGGCCAATGTGCGTTCTGATGGTTCTTCCCGTTTCAATGCCGCTTACCGCTGGGGCGTTTTCCCTTCCATTTCTGCGGGCTGGGTGGTTACGGAGGAAGGTTTTATGCAAAACCAACACCTGGTTTCTTACCTCAAACTGCGCGCATCCTGGGGTGCCTTGGGCAACGAGCGCATTGGGAATTATCCTTCTCTGGGGATCATCAACTTCAGCAATGCCCTGTTTTACCAGAACAATGCCGCCGTTTCCCAACAAACCGCCGCTCAAGTCCAATACGCCATTACCGATATCTCCTGGGAAACCACCGAATCGACCAACCTGGGCATCGATGCCTATTTTTTCAAAGACCGTTTGCGCTTGAACAGCGACATCTATTACAAACAAACCAAAGACATGTTGCTCCCCCTGCAAATCCCCATCTTCGTGGGATTTGAAAACCCCAACCAAAATACCGGGATCATGACGACCCGGGGGATTGATCTGGATTTGGGTTGGACGGACAAAATGGGTGATTTTAACTATTCTCTTTCCGTCAACCTCTCCCATTTCAAATCGGTGATGGGAGACCTGGGCGGCACCGAATTTTTGGGAGATCAAATCCGCAAAGAAGGTAGCCAATACAATGAATGGTACGGCTATGTAGCCGAGGGAATTTATCAAACCCTCGAAGACGTCAACAGTTCTCCCAAACTGAGCAACAACGTCAAACCAGGGGACATGAAATACCGCGACATCAGCGGCCCTAACGGCGTGCCCGATGGCAAAATTTCCCCTGAATACGACCGGACTTTTTTGGGTAGTTCACTCCCGCAGTGGATGTACGGTGGAAATTTGAGAATGGCTTACAAAGGAATAGATTTTGCACTATCCTTTCAGGGAATTGGCTATCAAAACAGCTCCGCATTGAGTTACACCAGTTACAATGACCAGAATTTTGGCCGTTTCCCCAATTTGCTGGATGGCAATACCTGGAGTGCCTTTAATACCGCTGAACAAAACCTTGCTGTGCAATACCCTCGCTACACCGAGACCAACAAGGGCTTGAATCGGGCCATGTCCAGCTTTTGGTTGTTCAATGGTGCCTATTTCCGCCTGAAAAACATTACCGCTGGATATACCATTTCCAGTAAAAATGCCCGCAAGGTCATTGCCAAAAACCTGCGGGTGTACATCAGCGCGTCCGACATCCTGAGCATCAGCAAGTATCCACAAGGTTGGGACCCTGAAGGTTTTGGTATTGTATCTACGGTAATCGGAGGTATTTCTGTAGGATTTTAA
- a CDS encoding RluA family pseudouridine synthase yields the protein MPVNKPNWWLAETGAWIAVNKPFGFSVEKTLGADDTIEDQVLAYLSRQTTMPFVGIVHRLDRVTSGILLLAKKKSALRKLNEQFSQRSVKKMYWAMVEGIPQVPEATLSQWLYKDQKEKKAVVFDEPAENRDACQLHYRVVQHNQTKALLEIELFTGKFHQIRVQMAALGSPIIGDEKYGASHFSYADKGIALHARSLEFVDPQSGAPVVLVANLPAHPVWDFT from the coding sequence ATGCCAGTAAATAAACCAAATTGGTGGCTCGCCGAAACGGGCGCATGGATTGCCGTTAACAAACCCTTTGGGTTCAGTGTGGAAAAGACACTTGGAGCCGATGACACCATTGAAGACCAGGTACTTGCTTACCTCTCCCGTCAGACGACCATGCCTTTTGTGGGAATCGTACATCGATTGGATCGGGTTACTTCGGGCATTTTATTGTTGGCAAAGAAAAAAAGTGCCTTACGGAAACTGAATGAACAGTTCTCCCAACGGAGTGTAAAAAAGATGTACTGGGCGATGGTAGAAGGAATTCCTCAAGTTCCAGAGGCCACTCTGAGCCAGTGGTTGTACAAAGATCAAAAAGAAAAAAAGGCCGTGGTGTTTGATGAACCTGCTGAAAACCGTGATGCCTGTCAATTGCATTACCGGGTAGTTCAGCACAATCAGACCAAAGCTTTGTTGGAAATTGAACTCTTTACGGGCAAGTTTCATCAGATCAGGGTACAGATGGCAGCATTGGGCTCCCCGATCATTGGTGATGAAAAATATGGTGCCAGTCATTTTTCCTATGCCGACAAAGGCATTGCGCTCCATGCCCGTTCCCTGGAATTTGTTGATCCACAGAGCGGAGCGCCCGTGGTGTTGGTTGCTAACTTGCCGGCACACCCGGTTTGGGATTTTACCTAA
- a CDS encoding ABC transporter ATP-binding protein: MLQTKQLQFSYNRNQVMNFPDISLQKGEHWLLLGQSGSGKTTLLHLLGGLLSPTNGSIVIGDTEVGQLRSAALDRFRGKNIGIVFQKSHFVRALTIGENLALAQQLAGLKPDRERILALLERLNIADKFRLKPDRLSTGEQQRAAIARALVNHAPIILADEPTSALDDHNAQEVINLLEEQARAQASTLLVVTHDKRLKDRFPNQIGL, encoded by the coding sequence ATGTTGCAAACCAAACAATTACAGTTCAGTTACAACCGCAATCAGGTGATGAACTTCCCAGACATTAGCCTGCAAAAAGGTGAACATTGGCTTTTGTTGGGGCAATCGGGTAGTGGAAAAACTACCTTGCTCCACCTGCTAGGCGGCCTCCTTTCTCCCACCAACGGCTCCATCGTCATCGGAGACACCGAGGTAGGACAATTGCGATCGGCCGCGCTTGACCGGTTTCGGGGCAAAAACATTGGAATTGTTTTCCAGAAATCTCATTTTGTACGGGCTCTGACCATTGGTGAAAACCTGGCCCTGGCTCAACAATTGGCGGGACTAAAACCCGACCGAGAGCGGATACTGGCGTTGTTGGAACGCCTCAATATTGCCGATAAATTCCGCTTGAAACCCGATCGTCTGAGTACCGGGGAACAACAAAGAGCTGCCATTGCCCGCGCTTTGGTCAATCATGCACCGATCATCCTGGCCGATGAGCCTACTTCAGCACTGGATGACCACAATGCCCAAGAAGTGATCAATTTACTGGAAGAGCAAGCCCGTGCGCAAGCCTCTACCCTCTTGGTCGTTACCCACGACAAACGATTAAAAGACCGTTTCCCGAATCAAATTGGACTTTAA
- a CDS encoding CDGSH iron-sulfur domain-containing protein — MEEQSSLDASEKVETPTIIEVVTNGPLRVLGPLEVKLPDGTIVAKPGPRTTFCRCGASANKPFCDGAHKTLPPFENAPT, encoded by the coding sequence ATGGAAGAGCAATCAAGCCTTGATGCATCTGAAAAAGTAGAAACCCCTACCATAATAGAGGTGGTGACCAATGGCCCACTAAGAGTTTTGGGGCCGCTGGAAGTGAAACTTCCCGATGGCACCATCGTAGCAAAACCAGGTCCGCGCACTACCTTTTGTAGGTGTGGGGCTTCGGCAAACAAGCCGTTTTGTGATGGGGCACATAAAACCTTGCCTCCATTTGAAAATGCACCCACGTAG
- a CDS encoding T9SS type A sorting domain-containing protein, with product MKKFLTLLLALGFPSLFYAQSVFPGPKDSVLWNVGFWRFYENIYDTTIFPSGDTTFCDNKWIKITFTNSSVPRAYYRIEGKKIYFRMNANCALADHLIYDFDLKVGDTLYVTTNLAETQGYTGSRGVSVHIDSVSTIVVNGLPRKRMAVTYRYRDSKAIRFGLIQDRYDIWTEGMGSRIFPFYAMWCVSHGNCEDSNLFVRCFQASKQIFYQDARSPFCSPRLGTATREPIQRLPIRLYPNPLSSGEALQIELSSLLDQAVAYQVFDLLGRVKARGVLGAWQGDHLSISLDPLPSGLYQLQLLDRGGRQLALEKMVVC from the coding sequence ATGAAAAAATTTCTAACACTTTTGCTCGCATTGGGCTTTCCCAGCCTATTTTATGCCCAATCTGTTTTCCCAGGACCCAAAGACAGTGTGCTGTGGAACGTTGGTTTTTGGCGATTTTATGAAAATATTTATGATACCACCATATTCCCGAGTGGCGACACGACATTCTGTGATAATAAATGGATCAAAATTACTTTTACAAACTCATCGGTTCCACGTGCCTACTATCGTATCGAAGGGAAAAAAATCTATTTCAGGATGAATGCCAATTGTGCATTAGCTGATCACTTGATCTACGATTTTGATTTAAAGGTTGGCGATACCTTATACGTTACCACTAATTTAGCAGAAACTCAAGGTTATACAGGAAGTAGAGGGGTTAGTGTTCACATTGATAGTGTTTCTACGATTGTGGTTAATGGATTGCCGCGAAAAAGAATGGCAGTTACTTACCGTTATCGAGACTCGAAGGCAATACGATTCGGTTTGATACAAGACCGATATGACATTTGGACGGAAGGCATGGGGTCGCGAATTTTTCCTTTTTATGCAATGTGGTGTGTTTCTCACGGCAATTGCGAAGATTCAAACTTATTCGTCCGCTGCTTCCAAGCGAGCAAGCAAATCTTTTACCAGGATGCCCGCTCCCCTTTCTGTAGTCCAAGATTGGGTACGGCTACCCGAGAGCCGATTCAACGGTTGCCGATCCGGCTTTATCCCAATCCTTTAAGCTCGGGTGAAGCCTTACAAATTGAGCTTAGCTCGCTTTTGGATCAAGCAGTTGCTTACCAGGTTTTTGACCTTTTGGGTCGGGTAAAAGCTCGGGGAGTCTTGGGGGCTTGGCAGGGTGATCATCTTTCCATTTCGCTTGATCCGCTGCCCAGCGGCTTATATCAATTGCAATTGCTGGATCGTGGAGGGCGGCAGTTGGCCTTGGAAAAAATGGTGGTGTGTTGA
- a CDS encoding RNA polymerase sigma factor — MATTALNDERLWQNLRLNEERAFSTLFERYYPQLLGYGNSLLSDPEKVKDCVQNVFMDVWRYRHALTDKVVVKTYLLSSLRKRIARLNEREHIFQKTTNLDAVEFSLNFSIEDQLIADEETAAKVQQLNRLINALPTRQKEALYLRYHQGLAVDQIAEILNINHQSVSNLLHRAILCLRKDWVGDLALLFLLLQIS, encoded by the coding sequence TTGGCAACTACAGCACTGAACGATGAAAGACTTTGGCAAAATCTCCGGCTAAACGAAGAACGGGCGTTCTCGACCTTGTTTGAGCGGTATTATCCACAGTTGCTGGGCTATGGAAACAGCTTGCTGTCTGATCCTGAAAAAGTAAAGGACTGCGTGCAAAATGTCTTCATGGATGTCTGGCGGTACCGGCATGCGTTGACGGATAAAGTGGTGGTCAAAACCTATTTGCTGTCGAGTCTCCGAAAACGCATTGCCCGACTCAATGAACGTGAGCATATTTTTCAAAAAACCACCAATCTGGACGCTGTTGAGTTCTCGCTCAATTTTTCCATCGAAGATCAGCTCATTGCCGATGAGGAAACCGCCGCCAAAGTACAACAGCTCAATCGCCTCATCAATGCCCTACCCACCCGACAAAAGGAGGCCTTATACCTGCGCTATCACCAAGGGCTTGCGGTAGACCAAATCGCCGAAATCCTCAACATTAACCACCAATCGGTGAGCAATCTGCTCCACCGGGCTATTTTATGCCTGCGCAAGGATTGGGTGGGAGATTTGGCACTGCTTTTTCTATTGCTGCAAATAAGCTGA
- a CDS encoding ABC transporter permease: MGLLNLSWKNLTNKPLSMLLSLVLFALGVGLISFLFLLNRQINEKFEKNLAGIDLVVGAKGSPLQLILSSMYHIDAPTGNIPIKDVLPYLNPKNPFIKMAVPLSLGDSYRGYRIVGTSANLLELYQAKVGKGRSFTRLMEVLAGAGAAQELGLKIGSTFQSSHGLIEDENLVHGGHDFKVVGILKPTGAAIDQLLLTAAQSIWEVHEHGGMGAAPVVEEEEEDHHEAEHQKEDSTELADPEHDHAEATQQVGPVALTNQENDYASEDHSHDEDHLESIITYPDKEITSLLLQFNGRNITTLNLQRMINQNTSMQAATPAIEITRLYSLMGVGQDALRWLAFIIMGVSGLSIFISLFSSLRDRRYELALMRTMGASPGKLFSMIVLEGLLLAVLGYLLGLLISHGGMELLAGEMKAAYRYTFTGRIFLVEELYLLIGALAVGFIAAVIPAIQARNTDISRTLAEG, translated from the coding sequence ATGGGTTTGCTCAATCTTAGCTGGAAAAACCTTACCAATAAGCCACTATCCATGTTGCTCAGCCTCGTGCTGTTTGCACTTGGCGTGGGCCTCATTTCTTTTTTATTCCTGCTTAACCGCCAAATCAATGAAAAATTTGAAAAAAACCTCGCCGGGATCGATCTGGTGGTCGGGGCCAAAGGCAGCCCACTACAATTGATTTTGTCGAGCATGTACCACATCGACGCACCAACCGGAAACATTCCCATTAAGGACGTGTTGCCCTACCTGAACCCCAAAAACCCCTTCATCAAAATGGCGGTACCCCTTTCGCTGGGCGACAGCTACCGGGGCTACCGCATTGTGGGCACCAGTGCCAATTTGTTGGAGTTGTACCAGGCCAAAGTAGGTAAAGGCCGTTCCTTCACCCGCTTGATGGAGGTATTGGCCGGAGCAGGAGCGGCGCAGGAACTGGGCCTGAAAATTGGCAGTACTTTCCAAAGTTCGCATGGCTTGATCGAAGACGAGAACCTCGTACACGGCGGGCACGATTTTAAAGTTGTAGGCATTTTGAAACCAACCGGAGCGGCCATTGATCAACTCTTGCTCACCGCAGCCCAGAGCATTTGGGAAGTGCACGAACATGGGGGCATGGGCGCAGCACCCGTGGTAGAGGAAGAAGAAGAGGATCATCATGAAGCTGAGCACCAAAAAGAGGACTCAACCGAGTTAGCTGATCCTGAACACGATCATGCCGAAGCTACCCAACAAGTCGGCCCGGTTGCCCTCACCAATCAGGAAAATGATTACGCAAGCGAAGACCACAGTCACGATGAGGACCACCTAGAATCGATTATCACCTACCCCGATAAAGAGATCACTTCGTTGCTCTTGCAGTTCAACGGACGCAACATCACCACGCTGAACCTGCAACGCATGATCAACCAAAACACCAGCATGCAAGCGGCCACGCCAGCCATCGAAATCACCCGTTTGTACAGCCTGATGGGGGTTGGGCAGGACGCACTACGCTGGTTGGCTTTCATCATCATGGGGGTCTCGGGTTTGAGCATTTTTATTTCTCTTTTCTCTTCACTGCGCGATCGCCGGTATGAATTGGCCCTGATGCGTACGATGGGGGCTTCGCCAGGGAAACTTTTTTCCATGATCGTCCTGGAAGGTTTGTTGCTGGCTGTATTGGGCTACCTCTTGGGGCTGCTGATCAGCCACGGCGGCATGGAATTGCTGGCCGGAGAGATGAAGGCGGCGTATCGGTATACCTTTACCGGGCGGATTTTCCTTGTGGAAGAACTGTACCTGCTCATTGGCGCATTGGCAGTAGGTTTTATCGCTGCGGTGATTCCGGCGATTCAGGCGCGGAATACGGATATTTCGAGAACCTTGGCGGAGGGGTAG
- a CDS encoding RagB/SusD family nutrient uptake outer membrane protein yields MRQTFHIAVVSLCLLASCQNTLDLYPLAQPSAETWYSNETEIQLALNDLYRGNFWAQDEDLDPNYLSDDGFYRQTLTPIKAGTTTSQWATSTALWTNSYKAIARANKIIEALNSDQTKAKVLPAKIELYNAEARFHRAAQYAVLVTHFGDVIYSDGVVSIEEAYTKGRTDKKIVIAKAFEDFDFAAKFLPLSYPVSAVKRVTKGAAYALKARLALYTGDFRTAADAAKACMDLKAYTLHADYSNLFLQTTKNSPEIVFGIPRSIALKVVIGTAMVSDRLTRNSGGFGAANPTWDLFCAYLCTDGLTIDKSPLYDPRNPFKNRDPRCTATIVEFGITHLGFVYDPNPYAVKVLRLSTNTQVNNNDNRVNAQFASYNGLVWKKGIDDSWLLNGRTIEPDQIVVRYADVLLMYAEAKMELNEIDQSVMDAVNSVRARAYKVALSATSSYPAITTTNQAELRRAIRMERRMELAAEGLRYMDIIRWKLAGKVLNKPIYGMLDPADLKTKVVDKNLWFFPGTPTIDADGIPDFKALEDAGLIKNLVPCTWNDRQYLWPIPTAEIQINPNITQNTGY; encoded by the coding sequence ATGAGACAAACTTTCCATATCGCAGTTGTCAGCCTATGTTTGCTGGCATCTTGCCAAAACACCCTGGATCTTTACCCACTTGCTCAGCCCTCGGCGGAGACCTGGTACTCCAATGAAACCGAAATCCAATTGGCGTTGAACGACCTGTACCGAGGAAACTTCTGGGCTCAGGATGAAGACCTCGATCCCAATTACCTTTCCGATGATGGGTTTTATCGGCAAACCCTCACGCCCATCAAAGCCGGAACCACCACCAGCCAGTGGGCAACTTCCACTGCCCTTTGGACCAATAGTTACAAAGCCATTGCCCGGGCCAACAAAATCATCGAAGCCCTGAACAGCGATCAGACCAAAGCCAAAGTACTTCCGGCTAAAATAGAGCTTTACAACGCTGAAGCTCGCTTTCACCGGGCGGCCCAGTACGCAGTCCTGGTCACTCATTTTGGCGACGTGATTTATTCTGATGGCGTTGTTTCCATTGAAGAGGCTTATACCAAAGGCCGGACCGACAAAAAGATCGTGATTGCCAAGGCCTTCGAAGATTTTGATTTCGCGGCCAAATTTTTGCCCCTCAGTTACCCCGTTTCGGCCGTAAAACGGGTCACCAAAGGTGCTGCTTACGCGTTAAAAGCCCGATTGGCACTGTATACCGGAGATTTCCGCACGGCAGCGGATGCAGCAAAAGCCTGTATGGATTTAAAGGCCTATACCCTGCACGCCGATTACAGTAATTTGTTTTTGCAAACCACCAAAAATTCACCGGAAATAGTTTTTGGTATCCCTCGTTCCATTGCGTTAAAAGTGGTCATTGGCACCGCGATGGTTTCGGATCGGCTCACCCGCAATTCGGGCGGGTTTGGTGCCGCCAATCCCACCTGGGATCTGTTCTGTGCCTACCTCTGCACCGACGGCTTAACCATCGACAAATCCCCCTTGTACGATCCGCGCAACCCCTTTAAAAACCGCGACCCGCGCTGTACGGCGACCATAGTTGAGTTTGGCATCACCCACCTTGGTTTTGTGTACGACCCCAACCCCTACGCAGTAAAGGTGTTGCGGTTAAGCACCAATACCCAGGTCAACAACAACGACAATCGTGTCAATGCACAGTTTGCCTCTTACAATGGTTTGGTCTGGAAAAAAGGAATCGACGATTCGTGGTTGCTAAATGGCCGCACCATCGAACCCGATCAAATCGTGGTTCGTTACGCCGATGTACTGCTGATGTACGCCGAAGCCAAAATGGAATTGAATGAAATCGACCAATCGGTAATGGATGCCGTAAATTCGGTGAGGGCAAGAGCCTACAAAGTAGCCCTGAGTGCCACTTCGAGTTACCCCGCCATCACCACGACCAATCAGGCTGAATTGCGTCGGGCCATTCGCATGGAACGCCGCATGGAATTGGCCGCCGAGGGTCTGCGGTATATGGACATTATCCGCTGGAAACTGGCCGGCAAGGTGCTCAACAAACCCATTTATGGCATGCTTGACCCAGCTGATTTAAAAACAAAAGTGGTGGACAAAAACCTGTGGTTCTTTCCCGGCACGCCCACCATTGACGCAGACGGGATTCCTGATTTTAAAGCACTGGAGGATGCCGGACTGATCAAAAACCTGGTACCTTGTACCTGGAATGACCGCCAATACTTGTGGCCAATTCCTACGGCTGAGATTCAAATTAACCCAAACATCACCCAGAATACGGGGTATTAG